Proteins encoded together in one Caldicellulosiruptor saccharolyticus DSM 8903 window:
- a CDS encoding peptidylprolyl isomerase → MNRKSLIVITSIIFVSIILSLLILKDHIVKMIDDNKVVLEVNGDQITKREYKIRFNTLKENAIQFSSRTDILDQVFNGKTYRELLKDELFRILIEELLCLQEARRKNIYLTRQEEDEIRKYIEELKRDMEMRNYFNQYLRKIGSDENHFYRDLQKTRIINKLYKYVTERITLSDSEVIKYYNANKSQFRKIKVMDIFLRVENAEEDAKKRKVANEIISELKRGEDFEKLVKKYSEVESLDGKKGIIDYFRKGEKEAQYGSVFEEEVFKLAVGQISNVIKTVNGYHIVKVIDEKYMPFDEVKGEIQTKLIKQKKDEVFKSYIESLKKMSKISIYKDRVKDL, encoded by the coding sequence ATGAATAGAAAAAGTCTGATTGTAATAACCAGTATAATTTTTGTATCAATCATATTGTCACTGCTTATCTTAAAGGATCATATTGTTAAAATGATTGATGATAATAAAGTGGTATTGGAGGTAAACGGTGATCAAATCACTAAAAGGGAGTATAAAATAAGGTTTAATACATTAAAAGAAAATGCAATTCAATTTTCATCACGTACGGATATCTTGGATCAAGTGTTTAATGGAAAAACATATAGAGAGTTATTGAAAGATGAATTGTTTAGGATTTTAATTGAAGAATTACTATGCTTGCAGGAAGCAAGGAGAAAAAATATTTATCTTACCAGACAAGAAGAAGATGAAATAAGAAAATACATTGAAGAGTTGAAAAGAGACATGGAAATGAGAAATTATTTTAATCAGTATCTCCGAAAGATTGGTTCAGACGAAAATCATTTTTATAGAGACTTACAAAAGACGAGAATCATTAATAAACTCTATAAATATGTTACAGAAAGAATAACACTTAGTGACTCAGAAGTGATTAAATATTATAATGCTAATAAAAGTCAGTTTAGAAAAATAAAAGTTATGGACATTTTTCTGAGAGTAGAAAATGCAGAAGAGGATGCCAAAAAGAGGAAAGTTGCAAATGAGATAATATCAGAGTTAAAGAGGGGAGAGGATTTTGAAAAGTTAGTTAAAAAGTATTCAGAAGTTGAGAGTTTAGACGGAAAAAAAGGAATTATTGATTACTTTAGAAAAGGTGAAAAAGAAGCTCAGTACGGTAGTGTTTTTGAGGAAGAGGTATTCAAATTAGCTGTTGGTCAAATTAGCAACGTTATTAAAACTGTTAATGGTTATCACATTGTAAAAGTAATTGATGAAAAGTATATGCCTTTTGATGAAGTGAAGGGAGAAATTCAAACCAAGTTAATAAAACAAAAGAAGGATGAAGTTTTCAAGTCGTATATTGAGAGCTTGAAAAAAATGTCAAAGATCAGTATTTATAAAGACAGAGTAAAAGATCTATAA
- a CDS encoding cellulose binding domain-containing protein, with amino-acid sequence MRRGIALIVGLIFLCTTLYSLVIPVRAESTVATQKYVWKNVKIEGGGGFITGIVFNPKEKNLVYVRTDIGGAYRSTDGGNTWTQLMSWVSFDEWNLLGVESIATDPVDPNRLYIAAGTYTNSWTNMNGVLLRSKDKGNTFERTPLPFKLGGNMPGRNMGERLAIDPNNNSILYLGTREGNGLWKSIDYGVTWKKVDSFPNPGTYIEDPNCPNDYLNHITGVVWVVFDPSSGKPGEGSKVIYVGVADKNTSIYYTKDGGQTWEPLPGQPTGLLPQRAKLSSDGMLYITYSNTQGPYNGDYGEVWKYNTKTREWKNISPMPAKDTYFGYGGLAIDAQNPKVVMVAALSSWWPDTYIWRSTDGGETWKCIWEWAGYPNRTLHYTMDISAAPWLNFGITSPVPPETSPKLGWMVATLEIDPFNSDRMLHGTGATLYGSDDLTKWDRGEKITIKVKGIGIEETSVAALVSPPVGPHLFSAIYDIAGFRHDDLEKAPSWTYTQPNMGSTTDIDYAELNPNFMVRVGNVDKKWNPNTNRIGFSYDGGKSWFQGNQEPQGMTEGGTVAAAADGSVVVWAPKGAPVCYSTDNGNTWNQCANVPSGAIVYSDRVNPNKFYAFKDGKFYISNDKGKTFIQSPATGLPTSGNFKAVPGREGDIWLVGDNGMWHSVDGGYTFTKIENVNEAASIGFGKPAEGKTYPAIYTYAKINGIRGIFRSDDAGMSWVRINDDNNQFGCANADITGDPRVYGRVFVATNGLGIKWGEIADSAIVPTSAPVSTTTASPTPTPTPASTVTPTPTPTPTVTPTPTPTPTPTSTPTVTPTPTPTPVSTPATGGQIKVLYANKETNSTTNTIRPWLKVVNSGSSSIDLSRVTIRYWYTVDGERAQSAISDWAQIGASNVTFEFVKLSSSVSGADYYLERDLSRILCFHFIAYIVEL; translated from the coding sequence ATGCGAAGGGGTATAGCGTTAATTGTTGGACTTATCTTTCTGTGTACAACTCTTTACAGTTTAGTCATTCCTGTGAGGGCAGAGAGTACAGTTGCTACTCAAAAATACGTTTGGAAAAATGTAAAAATTGAAGGTGGCGGCGGTTTTATTACGGGAATAGTTTTTAATCCTAAGGAAAAAAACTTGGTTTATGTAAGAACAGATATTGGCGGTGCTTACAGAAGTACAGATGGTGGCAATACGTGGACACAGCTTATGAGTTGGGTTAGTTTTGATGAGTGGAATTTATTAGGCGTAGAAAGTATAGCAACAGATCCTGTTGATCCAAATCGACTCTACATTGCTGCTGGTACTTACACGAATAGTTGGACAAACATGAACGGTGTTCTTTTACGTTCAAAAGACAAAGGTAATACATTTGAAAGAACTCCTTTGCCGTTCAAACTGGGTGGCAATATGCCGGGTCGTAATATGGGAGAGAGATTAGCAATTGATCCGAATAACAATAGTATCCTATATTTAGGTACACGAGAAGGGAATGGATTGTGGAAAAGCATCGATTATGGAGTTACATGGAAAAAAGTTGATAGCTTTCCAAACCCAGGGACATATATCGAAGATCCTAATTGTCCAAACGATTATTTAAATCATATCACAGGCGTTGTGTGGGTTGTATTTGATCCATCAAGCGGAAAACCAGGAGAGGGAAGTAAAGTAATATATGTAGGTGTTGCAGATAAAAATACAAGCATATATTATACAAAAGATGGTGGGCAAACGTGGGAACCATTACCAGGGCAACCAACAGGATTACTTCCACAACGTGCGAAATTAAGTTCAGATGGAATGCTATATATAACTTATAGTAACACGCAGGGGCCATATAATGGTGATTATGGTGAAGTATGGAAGTATAATACTAAAACTAGGGAATGGAAAAATATAAGCCCAATGCCAGCAAAAGATACTTATTTTGGTTATGGTGGGTTAGCAATTGATGCTCAGAACCCGAAGGTCGTTATGGTTGCGGCATTAAGTTCATGGTGGCCTGATACTTATATCTGGCGTAGTACAGACGGTGGTGAAACATGGAAGTGTATATGGGAATGGGCTGGATATCCTAACAGAACGTTGCATTATACAATGGATATTTCGGCAGCTCCGTGGTTAAACTTTGGTATAACAAGTCCAGTTCCACCTGAGACAAGTCCTAAACTTGGATGGATGGTTGCAACCCTTGAAATAGATCCTTTTAATTCTGATAGAATGTTGCATGGTACAGGTGCCACATTATATGGTTCTGATGATTTGACAAAATGGGATAGAGGAGAAAAGATAACTATCAAGGTAAAGGGAATTGGAATAGAGGAAACTTCTGTTGCAGCATTAGTTAGTCCTCCAGTTGGACCACATTTATTTAGTGCAATATATGATATAGCAGGGTTTAGACACGATGATTTAGAAAAGGCACCAAGTTGGACATATACTCAGCCCAATATGGGGTCAACAACGGATATAGATTACGCTGAATTAAATCCTAACTTTATGGTGCGTGTAGGAAATGTAGATAAAAAATGGAACCCAAATACAAATAGAATTGGTTTTTCATATGACGGTGGAAAATCATGGTTCCAGGGTAATCAAGAGCCTCAAGGAATGACAGAAGGTGGAACAGTTGCAGCAGCTGCTGATGGTAGTGTTGTCGTTTGGGCACCAAAAGGAGCACCAGTGTGCTATTCTACGGATAATGGGAATACATGGAATCAATGTGCTAATGTACCTTCAGGAGCAATAGTATACTCTGATAGAGTTAATCCGAACAAGTTTTATGCTTTTAAAGATGGAAAATTCTACATTAGCAACGATAAAGGTAAAACGTTCATTCAGTCACCAGCTACTGGTTTACCAACAAGCGGCAATTTTAAGGCTGTTCCCGGTCGAGAAGGCGATATATGGTTAGTTGGTGATAATGGAATGTGGCATTCAGTTGATGGCGGCTATACATTTACAAAAATAGAAAATGTCAATGAAGCAGCAAGTATTGGATTTGGTAAACCCGCAGAGGGAAAAACGTACCCAGCGATATACACATATGCTAAAATTAATGGTATCAGAGGCATATTTAGATCTGATGATGCAGGAATGAGCTGGGTGAGAATAAATGACGATAATAATCAGTTTGGTTGTGCTAATGCTGACATTACTGGAGACCCGAGAGTATATGGAAGAGTATTCGTTGCTACCAACGGCTTAGGTATAAAATGGGGAGAAATTGCTGACAGTGCTATTGTTCCAACATCAGCGCCAGTTTCAACAACAACTGCGTCTCCAACCCCAACACCAACACCTGCGTCGACAGTAACGCCAACCCCGACACCTACGCCGACAGTAACACCAACCCCGACACCAACACCAACACCGACCTCAACACCGACGGTAACACCGACACCTACGCCAACACCTGTTAGCACACCTGCGACAGGTGGGCAGATAAAGGTACTGTATGCTAACAAGGAGACAAACAGCACGACAAACACGATAAGGCCATGGTTGAAGGTAGTGAACAGTGGTAGCAGTAGCATAGATTTGAGCAGGGTAACGATAAGGTACTGGTACACGGTAGATGGTGAAAGGGCACAGAGTGCGATATCAGACTGGGCACAGATAGGAGCAAGCAATGTAACATTCGAGTTTGTGAAGCTGAGCAGTAGCGTAAGTGGAGCGGATTATTACTTGGAGAGAGACTTGTCAAGAATTTTGTGTTTCCATTTCATAGCGTATATTGTAGAGCTGTAA
- a CDS encoding IS256-like element ISCsa2 family transposase: protein MEKNEIFETAKNMAIEQVLNMYCSKDDPTRPALKQLLENLLDCFMLSERTVYLAKNENDKGNGFYGRKLATPVGSLEISVPRTRSGNFRPSILPDRYKRVDSSYTDLLMSLVANGYSESSLVQTLKSMNLPYSEDEIEKIKNDLKNELQLFKQRELPESAFALIIDGYHCEIKDNSKVKQATCYVVLGIDLEGKKDIFGIYTFFGKENKADWMRVFDDLITRGLKKVLIVVSDDFPGIIDAVRLAYPLADHQLCFVHLQRNVRKHMAKDDASVFNKELDKLRTSSADFDEAISKFKLLCEQYSSKYPRFIKGICEKAEFYLAHMRYPEDLRKYIYTTNAVESVNSMIEKIRINSGGYFQSVEVLEINIYLQRENLRRGKWKNGVPILKKCSYNILQLYNIRYEMETQNS from the coding sequence ATGGAGAAAAATGAAATTTTTGAAACCGCTAAAAATATGGCTATCGAGCAAGTATTAAATATGTATTGCTCCAAAGATGATCCTACTCGCCCAGCTTTAAAACAGCTTTTGGAAAACTTGCTCGATTGCTTTATGTTATCAGAAAGAACTGTTTACCTTGCTAAAAACGAAAACGATAAAGGCAATGGTTTTTACGGCAGAAAACTTGCAACACCTGTTGGCAGCCTTGAAATTTCTGTTCCTCGCACACGCTCTGGTAACTTTCGACCTTCCATTCTCCCTGACCGCTACAAAAGGGTTGACAGCTCATACACTGACCTGCTCATGTCTTTAGTCGCCAATGGTTACTCAGAAAGTTCTCTTGTCCAAACTCTTAAAAGCATGAATCTGCCTTATTCTGAAGACGAAATCGAAAAAATCAAAAACGATCTTAAAAACGAGCTTCAACTTTTCAAACAAAGAGAACTTCCTGAAAGTGCTTTTGCTCTTATCATTGACGGTTACCATTGCGAAATTAAAGATAACTCAAAAGTTAAACAAGCTACTTGCTATGTCGTGCTTGGCATTGATTTAGAAGGCAAAAAAGATATCTTCGGTATCTACACTTTCTTCGGCAAAGAAAACAAAGCCGATTGGATGAGAGTCTTTGACGACTTAATTACAAGAGGTCTTAAAAAAGTCTTAATAGTTGTAAGCGATGATTTTCCAGGCATTATCGATGCTGTTAGACTCGCTTATCCCCTTGCCGACCATCAACTATGTTTTGTTCACCTTCAACGCAATGTCAGAAAACATATGGCAAAAGATGATGCTTCCGTTTTCAACAAAGAGCTTGATAAACTAAGAACTTCCTCTGCTGATTTTGACGAAGCTATTTCAAAGTTCAAACTTCTTTGTGAGCAATACTCCTCAAAATATCCTCGATTCATAAAAGGTATTTGCGAAAAAGCAGAGTTCTATCTTGCACATATGAGGTATCCTGAAGATTTAAGAAAGTACATTTATACTACTAATGCTGTAGAAAGCGTAAACAGTATGATTGAAAAGATAAGAATAAACTCCGGTGGTTATTTTCAATCTGTAGAAGTTTTAGAGATAAACATATATTTACAAAGAGAAAACTTGCGTCGGGGCAAGTGGAAAAACGGAGTACCTATTCTTAAAAAATGTAGTTACAATATATTACAGCTCTACAATATACGCTATGAAATGGAAACACAAAATTCTTGA
- a CDS encoding methylated-DNA--[protein]-cysteine S-methyltransferase → MKISIGYLPSPLGLIKIAGQDDSIVSVEFVSHKDEKELISPVVKEAILQLEEYFEGKKTTFELKLQLQGTEFQKRVWNELIKVPFRSVISYRELAEKVGKPQGARAVGNAVGKNPAVIIVPCHRVVKSDLSLGGFSGGLEKKIWLLSHEGWKIENGLLRK, encoded by the coding sequence TTGAAAATATCTATTGGCTATCTGCCATCTCCACTTGGGCTCATAAAAATTGCAGGGCAAGACGATAGCATAGTATCAGTGGAGTTTGTTTCACACAAAGATGAAAAAGAGCTAATTAGCCCTGTTGTAAAGGAAGCTATTTTGCAACTTGAAGAGTACTTTGAAGGCAAGAAAACCACTTTTGAGCTAAAGCTTCAGCTGCAGGGGACGGAGTTTCAAAAAAGAGTTTGGAATGAACTTATAAAAGTTCCATTTAGAAGTGTAATTTCTTACAGAGAGCTTGCAGAAAAAGTTGGAAAACCACAGGGCGCAAGAGCTGTTGGAAATGCTGTTGGCAAAAATCCAGCTGTGATAATTGTTCCATGCCATCGGGTGGTCAAGTCAGATTTGTCCTTAGGTGGGTTTAGCGGTGGGCTTGAAAAAAAGATTTGGCTACTTTCACATGAAGGATGGAAAATAGAAAACGGGCTTTTGAGAAAATGA
- a CDS encoding GH1 family beta-glucosidase has protein sequence MSFPKGFLWGAATASYQIEGAWNEDGKGESIWDRFTHQKRNILYGHNGDVACDHYHRFEEDVSLMKELGLKAYRFSIAWTRIFPDGFGTVNQKGLEFYDRLINKLVENGIEPVVTLYHWDLPQKLQDIGGWANPEIVNYYFDYAMLVINRYKDKVKKWITFNEPYCIAFLGYFHGIHAPGIKDFKVAMDVVHSLMLSHFKVVKAVKENNIDVEVGITLNLTPVYLQTERLGYKVSEIEREMVSLSSQLDNQLFLDPVLKGSYPQKLLDYLVQKDLLDSQKALSMQQEVKENFIFPDFLGINYYTRAVRLYDENSSWIFPIRWEHPAGEYTEMGWEVFPQGLFDLLIWIKESYPQIPIYITENGAAYNDIVTEDGKVHDSKRIEYLKQHFEAARKAIENGVDLRGYFVWSLMDNFEWAMGYTKRFGIIYVDYETQKRIKKDSFYFYQQYIKENS, from the coding sequence ATGAGTTTCCCAAAAGGATTTTTGTGGGGTGCTGCAACTGCGTCATATCAGATTGAAGGTGCATGGAACGAAGATGGAAAAGGCGAATCTATTTGGGACAGGTTCACACATCAAAAAAGAAATATTCTATACGGTCATAATGGCGATGTTGCCTGCGACCATTACCACAGGTTCGAAGAAGATGTTTCTCTTATGAAAGAACTTGGACTCAAAGCCTACAGGTTTTCCATTGCATGGACAAGAATCTTTCCAGATGGTTTTGGTACTGTGAATCAGAAAGGTCTTGAGTTTTATGATAGACTTATCAACAAACTTGTTGAAAACGGTATTGAACCGGTTGTCACCCTTTACCACTGGGACCTTCCGCAGAAGCTGCAAGACATTGGCGGCTGGGCAAACCCAGAAATTGTGAATTATTATTTCGATTATGCAATGCTTGTTATAAACCGTTATAAAGACAAAGTAAAAAAGTGGATAACATTCAATGAACCTTATTGCATTGCTTTTTTAGGCTACTTTCATGGAATCCATGCACCAGGAATAAAAGATTTCAAAGTTGCAATGGATGTTGTGCACAGCCTCATGCTTTCTCATTTTAAGGTTGTAAAAGCTGTAAAAGAAAACAATATTGATGTTGAGGTGGGAATTACATTAAATTTAACCCCAGTCTACCTTCAGACAGAACGACTTGGATATAAGGTAAGCGAAATTGAAAGAGAAATGGTTTCTTTGAGCAGCCAGCTTGACAACCAACTTTTCCTTGATCCAGTACTTAAAGGAAGCTATCCACAAAAGCTGTTAGATTATCTTGTTCAAAAAGATTTGTTAGATAGCCAAAAAGCATTGAGCATGCAGCAGGAAGTAAAAGAAAATTTCATCTTCCCTGATTTTCTTGGTATCAACTATTACACACGTGCCGTCAGGCTTTACGACGAAAATTCTAGCTGGATATTTCCAATAAGATGGGAACATCCTGCAGGAGAATACACCGAGATGGGCTGGGAAGTGTTCCCGCAGGGGCTTTTCGATCTTTTGATTTGGATTAAAGAAAGTTACCCACAAATTCCAATTTATATAACAGAAAACGGTGCTGCTTATAACGATATTGTAACTGAAGATGGAAAAGTGCACGATAGCAAAAGGATTGAGTATTTAAAACAGCACTTTGAAGCAGCAAGAAAGGCAATTGAAAATGGTGTGGATTTGCGAGGCTATTTTGTGTGGTCTTTGATGGACAATTTTGAATGGGCAATGGGTTATACAAAAAGGTTTGGAATTATATATGTGGATTATGAAACCCAAAAGAGAATCAAAAAAGACAGCTTCTATTTTTATCAGCAGTATATAAAGGAAAATTCGTAA
- a CDS encoding GH36-type glycosyl hydrolase domain-containing protein, translating to MNYGYFDSQNREYVITNPKTPTSWVNYLGTSDYCLIISNNASGYSFYKSPKLGRVTRFRFNSIPMDRPGRYVYIKDEETKDFWSISWQPVGKPLEKFQSICRHGLGYSIFESKYNDITSSLKIFVPVDKPIEIWEVKIKNESGERKELSVFTYTEFCLWNSMLDMMDFQYILYTCRMGYNKEDEIIDYSIKLWSPYEPKAFFTCTNKKIESFDTDRDVFIGPYNSESNPEAIQNGRCFGSIAIGGNPCGATQVKIELQPAQEEYLVFVLGVGDAYKEGKEYKKLFASKENIQKEFEKVQKYWIERLSKFKCSTPSEKMNLMLNIWNQYQCHTTFNWSRSASFIEAGGRDGLGFRDSSQDILGVAHSIPHEVRKRLIELLRAQLSEGYAMHHFQPLTWSQGEHNIPPRERIYSDDHLWLLIAVPHYIKETGDFSILDEVVEYADKESAPVYEHLKQALEFSWKHRGKHGLLLGLAADWNDCINLKDGGESTWSTQLYYKALSEFIELAEYIGKTEDAEKYKVYRDEIKKAMEEYTWDGEWFIRGYLASGKKLGSKESEQSKIFLNSQSWSVFSGAFVDEKGKMAMDSVKKYLATEHGCVKNWPAYVDYIIEVGAVTSFPPGLKENAAIFCHANTWVIIAEAILGRGDYAYRYYMSFLPANKNEIAEIYTAEPYVYSQFITGKEHPYYFGRARNPWLTGTATWAFVAATQFILGVRPHYKGLIIDPCIPSWWDGFEVVRDFRGRKLSIKVSNPDHISKGVKKILVNGKEIVGNLIPVELLDEENVVEVVMGK from the coding sequence ATGAATTATGGGTACTTTGATTCTCAAAACAGAGAGTATGTTATAACAAACCCCAAAACACCAACTTCATGGGTAAATTATTTGGGGACAAGTGACTATTGTCTTATAATCTCAAACAATGCGTCAGGTTATTCTTTTTACAAATCCCCTAAGCTTGGAAGGGTCACTCGTTTCAGGTTCAATAGCATCCCAATGGACAGACCTGGAAGATACGTATATATCAAAGACGAAGAAACAAAAGACTTCTGGTCAATAAGCTGGCAACCTGTTGGAAAGCCTCTTGAGAAGTTCCAGAGCATCTGTCGTCATGGTCTTGGATATTCAATATTTGAAAGTAAATACAATGACATAACTTCATCTTTAAAAATCTTTGTGCCAGTAGACAAGCCAATTGAGATTTGGGAAGTTAAAATCAAAAATGAGTCAGGTGAAAGAAAAGAACTGTCTGTATTTACTTATACAGAGTTCTGTCTTTGGAATTCCATGCTTGACATGATGGATTTCCAGTACATCCTCTACACTTGCAGAATGGGTTACAACAAAGAAGATGAAATTATAGACTATTCTATCAAGCTTTGGAGCCCTTATGAACCAAAAGCATTTTTCACATGCACAAATAAAAAGATTGAAAGTTTTGATACAGATAGAGATGTATTTATTGGTCCATATAACAGTGAATCAAATCCAGAAGCAATTCAAAATGGCAGGTGTTTTGGTTCCATCGCAATAGGTGGAAACCCATGCGGTGCAACACAGGTAAAAATTGAACTTCAGCCTGCTCAGGAAGAGTATTTAGTGTTTGTGTTGGGAGTAGGAGATGCATACAAGGAAGGCAAAGAATACAAAAAACTCTTTGCATCAAAAGAAAATATCCAAAAAGAATTTGAAAAGGTGCAAAAGTACTGGATTGAGAGGCTTAGCAAGTTCAAATGCTCAACACCAAGCGAAAAGATGAATCTGATGCTGAACATATGGAACCAGTACCAGTGTCATACAACATTTAACTGGTCAAGATCTGCATCTTTTATAGAGGCTGGTGGAAGAGACGGGCTTGGCTTTAGAGACTCTTCGCAGGACATTTTAGGTGTTGCACATTCAATCCCTCATGAGGTGAGAAAAAGACTTATTGAACTCTTGAGGGCTCAGCTGTCTGAAGGGTATGCGATGCATCATTTTCAGCCTCTTACATGGTCTCAAGGAGAACATAATATACCACCGCGTGAGAGAATTTATTCAGACGACCATTTATGGCTTTTGATTGCTGTGCCACATTATATAAAAGAGACAGGTGATTTTTCTATCTTAGATGAAGTTGTGGAATATGCCGACAAGGAAAGTGCTCCTGTTTATGAGCATTTAAAACAAGCTTTGGAGTTTTCATGGAAACACAGGGGAAAACATGGACTTTTGCTTGGTCTTGCTGCTGACTGGAATGACTGTATAAACCTCAAAGACGGTGGTGAAAGTACATGGTCCACCCAGCTTTATTATAAGGCTTTATCAGAGTTTATAGAACTTGCTGAGTATATCGGAAAGACTGAGGATGCTGAAAAGTATAAAGTTTATAGAGATGAAATCAAAAAGGCAATGGAAGAGTATACCTGGGATGGCGAGTGGTTTATAAGAGGATACTTAGCAAGCGGCAAAAAACTCGGTTCTAAAGAAAGTGAGCAGAGCAAGATATTCTTAAACTCCCAATCATGGTCAGTATTTTCAGGTGCATTTGTTGATGAAAAAGGCAAAATGGCAATGGACAGTGTTAAAAAGTATCTTGCAACAGAGCATGGCTGTGTCAAAAACTGGCCAGCATATGTAGACTACATCATCGAAGTTGGTGCCGTAACATCATTCCCACCGGGCTTGAAAGAAAATGCTGCAATATTCTGTCATGCAAATACATGGGTTATCATCGCCGAGGCAATTTTAGGTCGCGGAGACTATGCTTATAGATATTATATGTCATTCTTGCCTGCAAATAAAAATGAGATTGCAGAAATCTATACAGCAGAACCATATGTATACTCACAGTTTATAACTGGAAAAGAGCATCCATATTATTTTGGTCGTGCTCGAAACCCATGGCTGACAGGTACTGCAACCTGGGCATTTGTTGCAGCAACACAGTTTATCTTAGGGGTTCGCCCACACTACAAAGGTCTTATAATTGACCCATGTATACCGTCATGGTGGGACGGTTTTGAAGTTGTAAGAGATTTTAGAGGAAGAAAACTTTCCATTAAGGTTTCAAATCCAGACCATATTTCAAAAGGTGTTAAAAAGATTTTGGTAAATGGAAAAGAGATTGTGGGTAATCTGATTCCAGTAGAATTGCTTGATGAAGAAAATGTAGTTGAAGTTGTGATGGGAAAATAG